CATCCAGTCGAAAGTCTTTCCTTGTGGTGTTTGCTCTgcgtccttctccctctcctgtgAGGCCGAAATGTCAACATAGGTGCTCTGAAAATAACCCCGCTGGTGGTCCTGGCCCTCGCAGCCGTGGTGCTGGTACTGTGCCGCGGGGACAGCCCCCTGCGCCCCGCAGTATGCCCCGGCCAGAGATCCGTAGTTAGGGCCTACATTGGAGGCGGAAAGGCCCGATGATTGATAGTACATCCCTTCCTGCTCGTTGATAAAGTACTGTGGGTGTCCATAGTCCGGGTTTGCGCACGCCTGCGCCCCATATCCCGATGTGCCTGTACTGCCATATGGAAGGACCATGCTGGCATGATGCGGCTGGGGCTGATGATGATGCGCGTAGCTACTGCTCTGGTGCTGATGTTGAGCCACAACCGCCTCGGCGCTGCCCCCCATGTAAAGCCGTCCATCACCGTTATAGCTGTCACTTGTTGTGCCGGAGCCCGAGTGAAAAGGGGCAGGGAAGTCTTGGTCAAAGTGGTGGTATCCAGACTTGGGTGAGTAGGCGTTCGTCCCACGGTTACAAATTGAGTACTCTAAGAAAGAATTCATTCTAGAATTCTCCATGTGCAAATTGATGACGGAGGGTCAACCTGCGTTTCGGGGGATTCCTCCTACCCTGCAACCTCTCGGTATGTCATGTggaagaggggaaaaaaagaaGCGCTCACCTCCCTGAGCAGTCACCCTGGGATTCCCTATAACACTTTTTTAACCTCAGCTGCTGGTCACGTGTGCCGTCACGGCGCCAATGGTGAGGGGGACCTCCAGAAGTTTGTCAGCGCACTGCGATCATCGATCACGTAGCTGACATTTGCATGACAAAGCAACTTCAATCAAACCGGCCCATCAATCTGATAACAGCACGTATATGTCAAACCCCTCTGAAGAAACCTCTCCCGAACCGgcagagaaataaagaaagagttGGAAATTcgccacccccccccccgccatTTCGTTTCTCCCCTATTCCCTTATACTTAAAGTAGACATCCATTTGGTTAGGCCTATCAGAGGATTGGGCTATGGTGAGAGGTGGATGCACTTTGCTTATTGCTAAAACGAAATACATAAAATCCACTGTTTTCCGTGGTCCGCGTTACACAAAGAGGACTGCGTAATATCATTAGATATTTCTGACCCAAGCGAAAAGGGCTCACCACAGAACCCAATATCTGTTTTTGGGTTGAAATCTGTTTAACACTCGAATTGGAAGTGACGCCATCGTTTTCAGTTCGGTCCCGAGCCTGCATTGGCCTATCTAATTGAATCAATGAGCTGATCTATTACAGAAACGAGGTTAGGCCGACAGCAAGCCTTCTGGTAACCCCGGGCCAGCAGAAAGAAGTCAGGATTTCTCTCACTGATACGGAGAGTCCTTTGTATGTACAGTTTCATAAGTGTTGACTGGAACTTTCTGTTCTATATTCTGAACTAACATGACGTTGCAATTTAAGAAAGGCAGAATAAGCATTACTGAGCATAATAAGAACATAATACTTATGTTGACATGtgatatttttttcccctccacATTTCATAACAACCAGGACCCCATCAATAAGTGTAGTGAATGAGTTGTCTAGACCAGTCGTCAACAAGCGTAGGTGGAGTAggtgggtgagagaaaaaaagaggaaaTGGCGAAAGCTAATTATTAATAGTGGTGACAATAGGTAAGAAAGTCAGTCTGTTCATGAAGCAGCCCACGCTCAGAGGGAGAATGAAGAATCTCCAATATATTTGCTCGTTGATACATGGTGGACAAGAGGGACTAACAATATCACGCCCACAGTCATTTGTTACTTGTCAGGATGTTACTGTTGGGCTCGCATCCACGAGAACCGGACGGTTGCATTGCGTGGCCAAAAGTTCAAACCAAGTAGCTTGTTGTTTACCTTGGTGATGTCTTTTCTCTCTTAAGAGTAAGAGTATTCCAGCCTTTTAGCCACCACCCCTCAAATGTACTTATCCGTTTAGTAGAGCCAACCTTTAGAGTGCCATTCGATATGATGCCTCACTGCAAAAGTAGTCTTAGTTTTCTAAATATTATTAATGGGTTATATAGTCTATCTTTATAGGTTTAGTAGTCTACTCAGTTACAATCATTTTGTCATTGACtttatcggaaaaaaaatcagtATTTTGGTTAACCTCAGCGTGTTTCTTCAGAAAACATTGATTGCAAGTAAGTCAACCAGGCCTGGTATTTCTCAGGAGAAAATCTCATCTCAACCTTCTCACCCCCACCATCCCCTCACGCACACACTCAACACACTGCCCCTGACGAGTGACCCATATCATTAGTTGAGGAGCATTGTAACGcctcaataacaacaataaaaatcATGCACTATCTTGCAAATGCTTTCTTGTTTCAGTTTCAGTTTTACACTAGAGCTTAATACTTTTATATACTCTTAAAAAGGCTGTTCTTATTCTAAATAGCTATGTTTTTGTAACTCACAATTTCTTTGTTTATTCAATGCAAAACATAGGCGAGATTATATTATATTCGTTATCGACTGTGTTAGGCTCAACTCAACTCTAATCTGTGATGTTGTCTTTTTAATTAAAAATAATATGttatgaaataaaacacattttaaactAGCTATGCATTAAAGTCAATCAAATCCATACATGTCTATCCTTCACTTTCATATAAAACATTACTTATTTTTGTATTCGAACTTCTTTGGCAAAGTTATTCAAACTGACAATGAAAAGGTAAAAATGTCCAAACGCTATTCAATCTACCAATGAGCAGCCTGCAAACGATTTAAAAGCTAGGTGTAAACGAAATTGCCCACATTaggctgtgtttgtttgtggttaTAGTAGACCTATTTCTTACATGGTAATTTTCAATAAACACTAACAATTGTTAACATACAAAACAACAATCAGTTAGAAAAACCATTACACATTGTGTAATAGGCTACGCTCCAAATAAAACGAAACAGCTATGTGAAACGTCTTTTAAATATTCATTAACTATGGAAATTGTTATTTTCCCATTGAATGGACAATTTTCCTATTGGATGGACTTTACGCACGGCCGCATCTGACTATGCGTAGGCTACGAATTCCTTCGATCGTTTTGTGTTCGTTTTATTTATGAAAATACTTTGTTGGATCAttgaaaaactatttttaatAGCTAATATGCTCTCCAATATATCCACGTTTGTGAGTTTATAATAAACATATAATTTACCTTAACACAATTTGTAATTTACACCGTAAAGTCTTCCAGGCCATTGAGGAAACAGGCTACATTTCTGCTGTTGTGGTAAAATCACCAGTTAGCTGCAAGGTTAACAAAATGTCATGGAGAAAGAAATCTTGATCCATCTAAAGATGAATTCAAATGCAAATGTGAACAGGGATTAGAATCGAACGCTCTGATCATTGCCCCCTTTTCAACACTTCCCAGCGTGTAATCTCTTTACAGAAAACTGCTAACAAACAGAACAGATACGGCCATACAAGCAAATGGTAATGACACTGGTAGGACCCACCTAGCGGTACGACGACGTAACAACAGGGAGTTCGATTTCTTCTTGGCGATGTTTTTTCAGAGTCCCATTCCAGCTTGTCTTATCTGTTCAGGAGCATAAAAGTTATCTTTGTTGTACCACTCGAAACGATAACAAGATAACATTAGAGTCTATTTGATTTCACATGTAATCATAATAACACTATCATGacaatagtaggctggctacattAGTAGTTTATAAGGGAGGATAATAGCAAGAAACAATACATGTGGCTACAACGTGAATATACTTTTATTGATAGCCCAGTGAATAAAAAAAAAGGCGCAATACTAGAAAGTGGAGAAAGTTGTGTAaatctctttatgttgtgttttcAGCATGATTTTCTCTTGCCAACCCCCACTGGTCTACTGGTCAGGGAAAGATTCCAGGGCTGACTCTAGATAAGGAACACTTCAACACTTAGGGTGTAAAGAGGAATCTTTGAGAATGAGTCAGGAATTCCTATACGACTTTCTATTGCCGCTGAAGCATAGCCCTAATACCTCTTAATTTTCCCAGACCATTATGTCTCGTTCACCATGCTCACATGATAAGTAACTTTGCTTGAGACCTGTAAAGACTTACAGTGGAAgtcggaagtatacatacacttaggttggagtcattaaaactcctttttcaaccactccacaaatttcttgttaacaaactatagttttggcaagtcggttaggacatctactttgtgcatgacacaagtcattttcccaaaaattctttagacagattatttcacttataattcactgtatcacaattccaaggggtcagaagtttacatacaccgaacagcttggaaaattccagaaaatgatgtcatggctttagaagcttctgataggctaactgacataatttgagtcaaatggaggtgtacctgtgggtgtatttcaaggcctaccttcaaactcagtgcctctgcttgacatcatgggaaaatcaaaagaaatcagccaagacctcccaAAAATAATGGTGgtcttccacaagtctggttcatccttgggagcaatttccaaacgcctgaaggtaccaccttcatctgcacaaacaatagtacgcaagtataaacaccatgggaccacgcagccttcatacaGCTCAGGATGGAGacaagttctgtctcctagagatgaacgtactttggtgcgaaaagtgaaaatcaatcccagaacaacagcaaaggaccttgtgaagatgctggaggaaacagaaacAAAAGTATCTAaagccacagtaaaacaagtcctatatcgacatgacctgaaaggccgctcagcaaggaagaagccactgctctaaaaccgccataaaaaagacagactacggtttgtaactgcacttggggacaaagatcctactttttggaaaaatgtcctctggtctgatggaacaaaaatagaactgtttgaccataatgaccatcgttatgtttggaggaaaaggggggaggcttgcaagccaacaaacactatcccaaccgtgaagcacgggagtggcagcatcatgtgggggtgcattgctgcaggagggactggtgcagttcacaaaatagatggcatcatgaggatggaaaatgatgtggatttattgaagcatcatctcaagatatcagtcaggacgttaaagcttggtcgcaaatgggtcttccaaatggacaatgaccccaagcatacttccaaagttgtggcaaaatggcttaaggacaacaaagtcaaggtattggagtggccatcacagagccctgacctcaatcccatagaaaatgtgtgggcagaactgaaaaagcgtgtgcgagcaaggaggcctccaaatctgactcagttacaccagctctgtcaactttatgtgggaagtttgtggaaggctacccaagttaaacattttaaaggcaatgctaccaaatactaattgagtgtatgtacatttctgacccactgagaatgtgatgaaaacaataaaagctgaaataaatcattctctctactaatattctggcatttcacattcttaaaataaagtggtgatcctaactgacctcagACAGGGAATGTtcacttggattaaatgtcaggaattgtgaaaaactgagtttaaatatattttgctATGGCGTATGTAAACTGCCGACTTCCAATGTACGTATGTTGGCTCCCTGAGCTTCAGCTTAGCAGGTTAACACTGTTTGGTTGCACACAGGATACCTGGGTTTGTTACATTGGTGTTGTGGCTCGCGTGAGTCCTGATGATGAGGAGGGGAGTCGAAAGGGGGGCAAATATATCTGAGGAGGTTTGGAACACCCACTTGGGTTATTTGCAGTCTACATTCTAGATCTGAATGTGGCCTTCTATGCTGTTGGTGGATACTTGTCTGATCCCCAAAGCAGGCTGTGCCCTGTTGTTTTGTTAGCTGACTTGAATCATACAGATGCAGATGAGCGGCTAAAATCATAATCATCACAATCTTACAAGCCTTGTTTTGTTAGCAATGTCACTGCAGCCAGACTCTGACTCTACAGAGTGGCAGTGGCATCATCTCCTATCCTCAAGTGCCCCGATGCCGCAATCTGGCACTGACCAaggctgtatcccaaatggcaccctattccctatattcctatttagtccactacttttgaccagggtccattaGGATCCCATaatgcacaatatagggaattgAGTGTCATTTGAGACACAGTCCAAATGACCCTGCAGAAGTGTTTTTTGCAAATGATGATGCAAATGGCACTAAGCGATTTCCGTCAGTATACCCTGCTGTTTTCGTTTCAGCTGGCTGAGCGTGGAGATGCCACCATCCCCGAACCCTTATGGACCCTTATTTTCAGACATGTCCTGCCGCCTCCAGATACGAACAACAATATTTACCTACATGCAAAGCTACTGTCCTTCAGCTCTATCCAAGCAAAGAACGTGTATTTGATGTGTTCTCTCAGGGATGTCAACTCACTCTGTGTACTGTACACAAATAGCTTTGGCTTTTTGCATTTTGTCTCACCAGCTTTGAGTATGTGAAAGTAGTGTTGATCAATGTTTTTCAAGTATGGTGCTATGTGTTTTGGTATTCAGAATGATAGAAaggcatttttttgtgtgtgtgtcgcaTGCATAAGTTAGTCTAGTAGTATTCTGATGATATGGACCAGTTGCTTTAAGCTCAATATACCAAATCACTAATATAACACTTCTCTAATTTGCCAAattaatttacagtgccttcaaaaagtattcataccctttgatcttttccacattttattgtgttacagcctcaattcaaaataaataaatttaaaaaaattatcacaatacctcataatgaccaagtgaaaatgaaacacagaaatatctcatttacataagtattcacatccttttactatcgagagcatcctggcgggctgtatcaccgcctggtacggcaactgctccgcccacaaccgcaaggctctccagagggtagtgaggtctgcacaacgcatcaccgggggcaaactacctgccctccaggacacctacacca
This genomic stretch from Oncorhynchus clarkii lewisi isolate Uvic-CL-2024 chromosome 13, UVic_Ocla_1.0, whole genome shotgun sequence harbors:
- the LOC139423917 gene encoding homeobox protein Hox-B1-like, giving the protein MENSRMNSFLEYSICNRGTNAYSPKSGYHHFDQDFPAPFHSGSGTTSDSYNGDGRLYMGGSAEAVVAQHQHQSSSYAHHHQPQPHHASMVLPYGSTGTSGYGAQACANPDYGHPQYFINEQEGMYYQSSGLSASNVGPNYGSLAGAYCGAQGAVPAAQYQHHGCEGQDHQRGYFQSTYVDISASQEREKDAEQTPQGKTFDWMKVKRNPPKTAKVADYGMGPQNTIRTNFTTKQLTELEKEFHFSKYLTRARRVEIAATLELNETQVKIWFQNRRMKQKKREKEGLAPASCTGSSKDLEDNSDHSSSMSPSSET